The Streptomyces sp. NBC_00691 genome has a segment encoding these proteins:
- a CDS encoding WhiB family transcriptional regulator, which yields MTELFQELLVEDADEELGWQERALCAQTDPESFFPEKGGSTREAKKVCLACEVRSECLEYALQNDERFGIWGGLSERERRRLKKAAV from the coding sequence ATGACCGAGTTGTTCCAGGAACTGCTGGTCGAGGACGCGGACGAAGAACTCGGCTGGCAGGAGCGCGCGCTGTGCGCCCAGACCGATCCCGAGTCCTTCTTCCCCGAGAAGGGCGGCTCGACCCGAGAGGCCAAGAAGGTCTGCCTCGCCTGCGAGGTCCGTTCCGAATGCCTCGAATACGCCTTGCAGAACGACGAGCGGTTCGGCATCTGGGGCGGCCTCTCCGAGCGCGAGCGACGCCGCCTGAAGAAGGCAGCGGTCTGA